In Fodinibius saliphilus, the sequence AGATCCTGCTACCTTATCGGTAGAGAATCAAGGGACTTCTAATGGGAATATGGTTAATATTCCTGAAGTAAAAGTACCAGAAAGTGGTTGGGTTGTTATTCACCGATCCAATTCAAATGGTGATGGCCCAACGGTACCTGATATTATTGGAAAAGCGATGTTGGAATCCGGAACCAATAGCAATATCGCAATTCAGCTTGAAGAAAGTGTTTCTGATAGCGAAAAATTATGGGCGATGTTGCACAAAGACACCGGTACAAAAGGAGAGTATGAGTTTACCGGCGGCGATTCTCCTGACCAGCCTATTACCGTTAATGAGAATGTGCTTACAAAGCCTTTTGAAATAGTGCAGACCGATCCTGCTATAGCAGCAGAAGATCAGGTTAATAAATCTAATAGCGGCGGTACTTTTAATGTAGAGGTGGATGCTGCTGAAGAAGGTTGGGTTGTTATTCACCGATCCAATTCAAATGGTGATGGCCCAATGGTACCCGACATTATTGGGAAAGCGGCTGTTGACGCTGGATCGAATGGTACCGTGCAAGTTTCACTTAATGATGAGGAATCGGTAGAGACCGGTGAAAAACTCTGGCCAATGCTTCACTATGATACCGGCACGGATGGAGAATATGAGTTTGACGGTGAAAGCGGACTCGACCAGCCGGTAATTTTTGACGGTAATATTGTATTGAACAGCTTTACCGTACAAGCGAACCAGTCTACATTAACAGCTAACGACCAAACGGTTATGGATAACAGTATCTCTGTAGATGTAGATGCCGATGCCG encodes:
- a CDS encoding DUF7282 domain-containing protein codes for the protein MLSIKKLLIYTILLTLPIISCSDNGTGNDSNMEDPATLSVENQGTSNGNMVNIPEVKVPESGWVVIHRSNSNGDGPTVPDIIGKAMLESGTNSNIAIQLEESVSDSEKLWAMLHKDTGTKGEYEFTGGDSPDQPITVNENVLTKPFEIVQTDPAIAAEDQVNKSNSGGTFNVEVDAAEEGWVVIHRSNSNGDGPMVPDIIGKAAVDAGSNGTVQVSLNDEESVETGEKLWPMLHYDTGTDGEYEFDGESGLDQPVIFDGNIVLNSFTVQANQSTLTANDQTVMDNSISVDVDADAAGWVVVHRDAGSGPNVPPIIAKAAIDKGMNTDVKISFGDSVVSDGEQLWPMVHYDTGTMGEYEFDGQSGLDEPMIVDGNVLTTEITVSGSTPKVATNDQDADNDILVAEADMMERGFVVIHRNTQDSNGNDAPDVSGIIGKADIYTGTNGDVMIDLNDAESVASGEKLWAMLHIDSNSNGTYDFDANDSNPDDPPVSDSNGDIVMVQFTVQ